Proteins found in one Halobaculum sp. MBLA0147 genomic segment:
- a CDS encoding diphthine--ammonia ligase, with translation MTDETSAGEPIWVSLFSGGKDSSWALYRALESDLPVGRLLTVHPGEDSYMYHVPETGLATLAAESVGIELVEVDPDDFAAESTVDAGAQGDRELEPMEAALERLAAERPLAGVTAGAVESEFQTSRIEGMCDRLGIELFAPLWQEDPVALAEAMLDAGFEITILQVAAAGLDESWLGRTLDHEALAELIELREQYGVHPLGEGGEFETFVTDGPHMDREIELTYETEWDGTRGRIVVTDAKLA, from the coding sequence GTGACAGACGAGACGAGTGCGGGCGAGCCGATCTGGGTGTCGCTGTTCTCCGGCGGGAAGGACTCCTCGTGGGCGCTGTACCGCGCCCTGGAGTCGGACCTGCCGGTCGGGCGACTTCTCACCGTCCACCCGGGCGAGGACTCGTACATGTACCACGTCCCCGAGACGGGGCTGGCGACGCTGGCGGCCGAGAGTGTCGGGATCGAACTCGTCGAGGTGGACCCGGACGACTTCGCGGCCGAGTCGACCGTCGACGCGGGCGCACAGGGGGACCGCGAACTCGAACCGATGGAGGCGGCGCTCGAACGCCTCGCCGCCGAACGGCCGCTCGCGGGGGTCACCGCCGGCGCCGTCGAGAGCGAGTTCCAGACGAGCCGGATCGAGGGGATGTGTGACCGCCTCGGGATCGAGTTGTTCGCGCCGCTGTGGCAGGAGGACCCGGTGGCGTTGGCCGAGGCGATGCTGGACGCCGGCTTCGAGATCACGATCCTCCAGGTCGCCGCCGCCGGGCTCGACGAGTCGTGGCTCGGGCGGACGCTCGATCACGAGGCGCTGGCCGAACTGATCGAACTGCGCGAGCAGTACGGCGTCCACCCGCTCGGCGAAGGTGGAGAGTTCGAGACGTTCGTCACCGACGGGCCACACATGGACCGCGAGATCGAGTTGACGTACGAGACGGAGTGGGACGGCACTCGCGGGCGGATCGTCGTCACGGACGCGAAACTGGCGTGA
- a CDS encoding HVO_0758 family zinc finger protein, giving the protein MKSVRRGLRDGDLEKDNYERLQCGTCGADLSTEDDPDEVYTVRVCPECGDEYKELG; this is encoded by the coding sequence ATGAAGAGTGTCCGGCGGGGACTCCGAGACGGGGACTTGGAGAAGGACAACTACGAGCGGTTGCAGTGTGGCACCTGCGGAGCGGACCTCTCGACGGAGGACGACCCGGACGAGGTGTACACCGTCCGGGTCTGTCCGGAGTGTGGCGACGAGTACAAGGAACTCGGCTGA
- a CDS encoding aldo/keto reductase, producing the protein MATADGTWRYRDRFGDSFGRTYFRRFGPGVVSSLGVGTYLGAPTAAVDDAYREVLTTALDAGVNLIDTAVNYRAGRSERVVGDALEASDTPREAVVVATKGGFVPFDGERPDDPAGYVRERFLDTGLLAGEDLARGSHAIAPDFLDAMLDRSLDRLDLDTVDCYYVHNPETQLAVRDRAAVYDRLEAAFELLERRRAAGDLGRYGVATWDALRVPRDHDAHLDLGEIRARAERAADTVGVDDHGFAAVQLPFNVRMADAFTVRSHTHGDERVSALEFAHREGLSVFTSASVGQGELADEEAIPPAVAAELEGDTPVQRAINFARSAPAVTAALVGVHDVAHLRENVAAGTFDPMGASQFDDVFE; encoded by the coding sequence ATGGCGACCGCAGACGGGACCTGGCGGTACCGCGACCGGTTCGGCGACAGCTTCGGCCGCACGTACTTCCGGCGGTTCGGCCCCGGTGTGGTCTCCAGTCTCGGCGTCGGGACCTACCTCGGGGCGCCGACGGCCGCCGTCGACGACGCCTACCGAGAGGTGCTGACGACGGCGCTCGACGCCGGCGTGAACCTGATCGACACCGCCGTGAACTACCGCGCGGGTCGCAGTGAGCGCGTCGTCGGCGACGCACTCGAGGCCAGCGACACCCCGAGAGAGGCGGTCGTCGTCGCGACGAAGGGCGGGTTCGTCCCGTTCGACGGCGAGCGGCCCGACGACCCCGCCGGGTACGTCCGCGAGCGGTTCCTCGACACCGGACTGCTCGCGGGCGAGGACCTCGCCCGCGGGAGTCACGCGATCGCGCCCGACTTCCTCGACGCGATGCTCGACCGCTCACTCGACCGGCTCGATCTCGACACCGTCGACTGCTACTACGTCCACAACCCGGAGACGCAGCTCGCAGTTCGGGACCGGGCGGCGGTGTACGACCGGCTCGAAGCGGCGTTCGAACTCCTCGAACGGCGGCGTGCGGCGGGTGACCTGGGTCGGTACGGCGTGGCGACGTGGGACGCACTCCGCGTCCCGCGAGATCACGACGCCCACCTCGACTTGGGCGAGATTCGCGCGCGTGCCGAGCGGGCGGCGGACACGGTCGGCGTCGACGACCACGGGTTCGCGGCGGTGCAACTCCCGTTCAACGTCCGGATGGCGGACGCGTTCACCGTCCGGAGTCACACCCACGGCGACGAGCGCGTCTCCGCGCTGGAGTTCGCCCACCGCGAGGGGCTGTCCGTGTTCACCAGCGCCAGCGTCGGGCAGGGGGAGTTGGCCGACGAGGAGGCGATTCCGCCGGCCGTCGCCGCAGAACTGGAGGGTGACACCCCCGTCCAGCGGGCGATCAACTTCGCGCGCTCCGCGCCGGCCGTCACTGCGGCGCTGGTCGGGGTTCACGACGTGGCGCACCTCCGCGAGAACGTCGCCGCCGGCACGTTCGACCCGATGGGCGCGAGTCAGTTCGACGACGTGTTCGAGTGA